A window of Strigops habroptila isolate Jane chromosome 5, bStrHab1.2.pri, whole genome shotgun sequence contains these coding sequences:
- the SEC24C gene encoding protein transport protein Sec24C isoform X2: MSVNQQAHTGPPYGRPQPGYQGYQQPAYGGQPLPGVPQLQYGAYNGPMPGYQQPAPPQGYFPSLGFPSKGSPVSLNSDTSSLAPNFIGSLRAPSTSGAPPPASGASLPSGHLTYSPFGQGDVQNGIPASAAAVQRPPASQPYLPGSAPMPVSQTPTFQQYGPPPASVQQLSNHMAGMTIGSVAASAPPPAGLGYGPPTSVPPVSGSFSTTGSGLYTPYTASQGPPPTSVSQSLPLAQPPFPGAPRPPTMPGPPLPGQTVAGPPTTQPNHVSSPPPPSAMSGPQPGPPMSGLHGPPPPTHPPQPGYQMQQNGSFGQVRGPQANYGGTYPGTPNYGSQPGPPPPPKRLDPDSIPSPQLNELPPQQKPRHRIDPDAIPSPIQVIEDDRSNCGSEPFVTGVRGQVPPLVTTDFLVKDQGNASPRYIRCTSYNIPCTSDMAKQSQVPLAAVIKPLATLRPEETLPYLVDHGESGPVRCNRCKAYMCPFMQFIEGGRRFQCCFCSCVTEVPPHYFQHLDHTGKRVDFYDRPELSLGSYEFLATVDYCKNNKFPSPPAFIFMIDVSYNAVKSGLVRLICEELKSLLDYLPREGNMEESAIRVGFVTYNKVLHFYNVKSSLAQPQMMVVSDVADMFVPLLDGFLVNVNESRTVIASLLDQIPEMFADTRETETVFAPVIQAGLEALKAAECAGKLFIFHTSLPIAEAPGKLKNRDDKKLINTDKEKTLFQPQTSFYNNLAKDCVAQGCCVDLFLFPNQYLDVATLGVVTYQTGGSIYKYAYFQLETDQDRFLNDLRRDVQKEVGFDAVMRVRTSTGIRATDFFGAFYMSNTTDVEMAGLDCDKTITVEFKHDDKLSEDSGALLQCALLYTSCAGQRRLRIHNLSLNCCTQLADLYRNCETDTLINYLAKYAYRGVLSSPVKTVRDALVNQCAQILACYRKNCASPSSAGQLILPECMKLLPVYLNCVLKSDVLQPGLEVTTDDRAYIRQLVTSMDVAETNVFFYPRLLPLTKADVDSDSLPAAIRNSEERLSKGDIYLLENGLNIFVWVGVNVQQGLIQNLFGVSSFSQISNGLSTLPVLENPFSKKVRSIIDMLQMQRSRYMKLIIVKQEDKLEMLFKHFLVEDKSLSGGASYVDFLCHMHKEIRQLLS; encoded by the exons ATGAGTGTAAACCAGCAAGCTCACACAGGGCCTCCTTATGGGCGACCTCAGCCTGGATATCAGGGATACCAGCAGCCTGCCTACGGAGGACAGCCATTGCCAGGGGTTCCTCAATTGCAATATGGAGCTTATAATGGTCCGATGCCAGGATATCAACAGCCAGCCCCTCCACAAG GTTACTTTCCTTCCTTGGGGTTCCCTTCGAAGGGCTCTCCTGTTTCTCTCAACTCTGACACTTCTTCTCTTGCACCTAATTTCATAG GCTCATTAAGAGCCCCTTCAACATCTGGAGCTCCCCCTCCAGCCTCCGGAGCATCTCTTCCTTCTGGTCACCTGACATACAGTCCATTTGGACAGGGAGATGTGCAGAATGGGATTCCAGCCTCAGCAGCCGCGGTGCAGAG gCCACCTGCTTCTCAGCCATATCTGCCAGGCTCAGCACCCATGCCTGTCAGCCAGACACCTACGTTCCAGCAATATGGTCCCCCCCCAGCCAGTGTACAGCAGCTCAGCAATCACATGGCAGGGATGACAATTGGCAGTGttgcagcctctgctcctcccCCAGCTGGACTGGGATATG GTCCCCCAACATCGGTTCCCCCAGTCTCAGGAAGCTTTAGTACAACAGGATCTGGTCTCTACACACCTTACACTGCGAGCCAAGGACCCCCTCCTACCAGCGTGTCTCAGAGTCTTCCTTTGGCACAGCCTCCATTTCCAG GTGCCCCAAGGCCACCTACCATGCCAGGCCCGCCACTGCCTGGGCAGACAGTTGCTGGACCACCAACGACACAGCCTAATCATGTATCCTCACCACCACCTCCATCAGCTATGTCAGGGCCACAGCCTGGGCCTCCCATGAGTGGCCTCCATGGACCACCTCCTCCAACTCATCCTCCTCAGCCAGGATATCAAATGCAGCAGAACG GTTCCTTTGGGCAGGTGAGGGGTCCTCAAGCAAACTATGGAGGAACCTATCCAGGAACTCCAAATTACGGAAGTCAACCTGGACCACCACCTCCACCCAAACGCTTGGATCCAGATTCCATTCCTAGCCCT caacTTAATGAGCTGCCACCCCAGCAGAAACCCAGGCACAGAATAGACCCAGATGCAATTCCTAGTCCA ATTCAAGTGATTGAAGATGACAGAAGTAACTGTGGGTCAGAACCATTTGTCACTGGAGTGAGAGGGCAGGTCCCACCTCTTGTTACTACGGATTTCTTGGTCAAGGATCaag GTAACGCAAGCCCCCGCTACATAAGGTGCACATCTTACAATATTCCCTGCACCTCAGATATGGCCAAACAGTCCCAAGTTCCCCTAGCTGCTGTCATAAAACCGCTGGCTACTCTACGCCCAGAGGAG ACCCTTCCTTATTTGGTAGACCATGGAGAATCCGGTCCTGTCCGATGTAATAGGTGCAAGGCTTACATGTGCCCTTTTATGCAATTCATTGAGGGTGGAAGGAGGTTCCAATgttgtttctgcagctgtgtcACTGAGG tGCCACCTCACTACTTCCAGCATTTGGATCATACTGGAAAGCGAGTAGACTTCTATGACCGACCTGAGTTATCACTGGGGTCTTACGAGTTTCTAGCAACAGTTGACTATTGCAAG aataACAAGTTTCCCAGTCcacctgctttcattttcatgatTGATGTGTCTTATAATGCTGTAAAGAGTGGCTTAGTGAGACTAATATGTGAAGAATTAAAGTCACTCCTAGATTACCTGCCCAG GGAAGGCAACATGGAAGAATCAGCCATTCGAGTGGGCTTTGTCACCTACAACAAAGTTTTACACTTCTACAATGTGAAAAGCTCCTTGGCACAGCCACAAATGATGGTTGTCTCAGATGTGGCAGATATGTTTGTGCCTCTCCTTGATGGTTTTCTGGTGAATGTGAATGAGTCCAGGACAGTTATTGCCAG TTTGCTGGATCAGATTCCAGAAATGTTTGCAGacacaagagaaacagaaactgtttttGCACCTGTGATTcaagcagggctggaggcactGAAG gcagctgagtgTGCTGGCAAGCTCTTCATTTTCCACACCTCTCTGCCCATCGCAGAAGCCCCGGGGAAGTTAAAGAACAGGGATGATAAGAAACTGATCAACACAGATAAGGAGAAG ACTTTGTTTCAGCCACAGACAAGCTTTTACAACAACTTGGCCAAGGACTGTGTGGCCCAGGGCTGCTGTGTGGATCTGTTCCTGTTTCCAAACCAGTATTTGGATGTGGCGACACTAGGTGTAGTCACTTACCAGACAGGAGGCTCCATTTATAAGTACGCATATTTCCAG CTGGAGACTGACCAGGATAGGTTCCTGAATGACTTGAGAAGAGATGTCCAGAAAGAAGTGGGATTTGATGCTGTAATGAGAGTGCGCACAAGCACAG gtatTCGAGCAACTGACTTTTTTGGAGCTTTCTATATGAGCAACACCACTGACGTAGAGATGGCAGGTTTGGACTGTGATAAAACAATCACAGTGGAATTCAAGCACGATGACAAACTGAGTGAAGACAGTGGTGCACTCCTTCAG TGTGCTCTGTTATATACAAGTTGTGCAGGACAGCGACGACTCCGCATTCACAACCTGTCCTTAAACTGTTGCACACAGCTTGCTGATCTCTATCGAAACTGTGAGACAGACACACTCATCAATTACTTGGCTAAATATG CATATCGTGGAGTTCTGAGTAGTCCAGTAAAGACTGTACGAGATGCACTGGTCAACCAGTGTGCCCAGATCCTAGCTTGCTATAGAAAGAACTGTGCTAGTCCCTCTTCTGCTGGCCAG CTGATCCTCCCTGAATGCATGAAGCTGCTTCCTGTGTACTTGAATTGTGTCTTGAAGAGCGACGTCCTTCAGCCTGGTCTAGAGGTCACCACGGATGACCGTGCCTACATTCGTCAGTTAGTCACATCCATGGATGTGgctgaaacaaatgttttcttttatcctaGGCTTTTGCCCCTG ACCAAAGCAGATGTTGACAGTGACTCCTTGCCAGCAGCAATCCGGAACTCAGAGGAACGTCTCTCCAAGGGTGACATATACCTGCTGGAGAACGGGCTGAACATCTTTGTGTGGGTGGGAGTCAACGTGCAGCAAGGCCTGATCCAGAACCTCTTTGGAGTGTCATCCTTCAGTCAGATTAGCAACGGCTTG AGTACCCTGCCTGTCTTGGAAAATCCCTTTTCAAAGAAAGTACGATCTATTATCGACATGCTTCAAATGCAGAGATCCCGCTACATGAAG ttAATAATTGTGAAGCAAGAAGATAAGCTGGAAATGCTGTTCAAACACTTCCTAGTGGAGGACAAGAGCCTGAGTGGGGGGGCTTCATATGTGGACTTCCTGTGTCACATGCACAAGGAGATTCGGCAACTACTGAGCTAG